In one Nocardia tengchongensis genomic region, the following are encoded:
- the rplL gene encoding 50S ribosomal protein L7/L12, whose product MAKMTVVELLDVFKGMTLLELSEFLKAFEEEFGVSAAPPVAVQVAADTAPADAADEQDEFDLVLESFGDKKIQVIKAMREIIPGLGLKEAKDLVESAPKAVLEKVDKAAAETARIKLEAAGARAALR is encoded by the coding sequence ATGGCCAAGATGACCGTCGTCGAGTTGCTCGACGTGTTCAAAGGTATGACGCTGCTGGAACTTTCGGAGTTCCTCAAGGCGTTCGAGGAAGAGTTCGGCGTCTCCGCCGCGCCACCGGTGGCAGTCCAAGTCGCGGCCGACACCGCTCCGGCCGACGCCGCGGACGAACAGGACGAGTTCGATCTCGTGCTGGAATCCTTCGGGGACAAGAAGATTCAGGTCATCAAGGCCATGCGGGAGATCATCCCGGGGCTGGGTCTCAAGGAGGCCAAGGACCTGGTCGAGTCCGCGCCGAAGGCGGTGCTCGAGAAGGTCGACAAGGCCGCCGCCGAGACCGCGCGGATCAAGCTCGAGGCCGCGGGAGCCCGCGCCGCGCTGCGCTGA
- a CDS encoding NAD(P)/FAD-dependent oxidoreductase, translating into MSAVSKPLDVAIIGAGFAGIGAAIRLRQKGIGDFAIFERGDRVGGTWRDNTYPGAACDIPSRLYSYSFAPNPDWSATYSGSAEILGYIDSMVAEFGIAPHLRFGHTVTGIVFDEEAGLWTLSFTGGRRKVRARTVILASGPLSNAGFPDIAGIDSYEGHKIHSARWDHDYDFTGKKVAVVGTGASAVQIIPELVKKAAAVKVFQRTPGWVLPRVNRRTNGLTKQVYRQLPLTQSLAREAWFWGHESVALGVVWNTPLTRVVESVALMHLRSQVRDPWLRRQLTPDFRAGCKRLLMSSEYYPALQADNCKLITWPIAELSPHGIRTAEGIEHRADCIVFATGFEVSKQGSPIPVTGRGGRVLGDEWRGGAYAFKSVTVAGYPNLFLTFGPNSGPGHNSALVYMEAQIDYLTDAIKIVLERGLRTLEARQDRQDRYNRGLQRRLTATTWNSGCSSWYLTEDGFNATMYPGFGSQYARQLARVDLADFHLR; encoded by the coding sequence ATGAGCGCCGTGAGCAAGCCACTGGACGTGGCGATCATCGGCGCCGGCTTCGCGGGCATCGGCGCGGCCATCCGGCTGCGGCAGAAGGGGATCGGCGACTTCGCGATCTTCGAGCGCGGCGACCGGGTCGGCGGCACCTGGCGCGACAACACCTATCCCGGCGCGGCCTGCGACATCCCGTCGCGGCTGTACTCCTACAGCTTCGCGCCGAATCCGGACTGGTCGGCCACCTACTCCGGCAGCGCGGAGATCCTCGGCTACATCGATTCCATGGTGGCGGAGTTCGGCATCGCGCCGCACCTGCGCTTCGGCCACACCGTGACCGGGATCGTGTTCGACGAGGAGGCCGGGCTGTGGACGCTGTCGTTCACCGGTGGGCGGCGAAAAGTGCGGGCGCGCACCGTGATTCTCGCCTCCGGGCCGCTGTCCAACGCCGGATTCCCGGACATCGCGGGCATCGACTCGTACGAGGGCCACAAGATCCACAGCGCCCGCTGGGATCACGACTACGACTTCACCGGCAAGAAGGTGGCCGTGGTCGGCACCGGGGCCAGCGCCGTGCAGATCATCCCGGAACTGGTGAAGAAGGCCGCCGCGGTGAAGGTCTTCCAGCGCACGCCCGGCTGGGTACTGCCCCGGGTGAACCGGCGCACCAACGGCCTCACCAAGCAGGTGTACCGGCAGTTGCCCCTCACCCAGTCGCTGGCGCGGGAGGCCTGGTTCTGGGGACACGAGTCGGTGGCGCTGGGCGTGGTGTGGAATACGCCGCTGACCCGGGTCGTGGAATCGGTCGCACTCATGCACCTGCGCTCGCAGGTACGCGATCCGTGGCTGCGCCGCCAGCTCACCCCGGACTTCCGGGCAGGCTGCAAGCGGCTGCTGATGAGCAGCGAGTACTACCCGGCCCTGCAGGCCGACAACTGCAAGCTGATCACCTGGCCGATCGCCGAGCTCTCCCCGCACGGCATCCGCACCGCCGAGGGCATCGAGCACCGTGCCGACTGCATCGTGTTCGCCACCGGCTTCGAGGTGTCCAAGCAGGGCTCGCCGATTCCGGTGACCGGGCGCGGCGGCCGGGTGCTGGGCGACGAATGGCGCGGCGGCGCTTACGCGTTCAAGAGCGTGACGGTGGCCGGCTACCCCAACCTGTTCCTCACCTTCGGGCCGAACTCGGGGCCGGGACACAATTCGGCGCTGGTCTACATGGAGGCGCAGATCGACTACCTGACCGACGCCATCAAGATCGTGCTGGAGCGCGGGCTGCGTACGCTCGAGGCCCGGCAGGATCGGCAGGACCGCTACAACCGCGGCCTGCAGCGCCGGCTCACCGCCACCACCTGGAACTCCGGGTGCAGCAGCTGGTATCTCACCGAGGACGGTTTCAACGCCACCATGTACCCCGGTTTCGGCAGCCAGTACGCCCGGCAGCTGGCCAGGGTCGACCTGGCGGATTTCCACCTGCGCTAG
- a CDS encoding MerR family transcriptional regulator yields the protein MADYRIDDLAQAAGTTTRNVRAYQEKGLLPTPTRRSGRALLYDDTHLARLRIIDELLQRGFTIAHIADFITSWETGKDLTEILGLQRAVTDTWGKSEAPVEIPRELVDTFFGDTDEHQVDGDQLARLEELGMVRLHDDTVELTRPELLGIFADLSAYGFGLPELIELHAAMADRLESIARLMVVAAKDHIVARHGVGWLPESDAEIAETAEMINHFRELGTRSVRDSLDQALDKVLRSELGAYLEAAARRRAQD from the coding sequence ATGGCGGACTACCGCATCGACGATCTCGCCCAGGCCGCCGGCACCACGACCCGCAATGTGCGTGCCTACCAGGAGAAGGGCCTGCTGCCCACGCCCACCCGGCGCAGCGGGCGCGCGCTGCTCTACGACGACACCCACCTGGCCCGGCTGCGCATCATCGACGAGCTGTTGCAACGCGGCTTCACCATCGCCCACATCGCCGACTTCATCACCAGCTGGGAGACCGGCAAGGACCTCACCGAGATCCTCGGCCTGCAGCGCGCGGTCACCGACACCTGGGGCAAATCCGAAGCGCCGGTGGAGATTCCCCGCGAACTCGTGGACACCTTCTTCGGCGACACCGACGAGCACCAGGTCGACGGCGACCAGCTGGCCCGGCTCGAAGAGCTCGGCATGGTCCGCCTGCACGACGACACGGTCGAGCTCACCCGGCCCGAACTGCTGGGCATCTTCGCCGATCTCAGCGCCTACGGGTTCGGCCTGCCGGAACTCATCGAGCTGCACGCCGCGATGGCCGACCGCCTCGAGTCCATCGCCCGCCTGATGGTGGTGGCGGCCAAGGACCACATCGTGGCCCGGCACGGGGTGGGCTGGCTGCCCGAGTCCGATGCCGAGATCGCCGAAACCGCCGAGATGATCAACCATTTCCGCGAACTCGGCACCCGATCGGTCCGGGACAGCCTCGACCAGGCGCTCGACAAGGTGCTGCGCTCGGAGCTCGGCGCCTACCTGGAGGCGGCCGCCCGCCGCCGCGCGCAGGACTGA
- a CDS encoding thioesterase family protein, with protein sequence MHTYDIQLRRTDMDAQQHLNNVVFAQYLDEARADLLDRYASGGEPWRVVVAGQRLSYHLPLVFRAAPVTVTSAVEKLGTTSFTLVHEVRDGEYRYLSATSTLVAIADGAPRPLTRGEREYLMTLAVPGA encoded by the coding sequence ATGCACACCTACGACATCCAATTGCGCCGCACCGACATGGACGCGCAGCAGCACCTCAACAATGTGGTGTTCGCCCAGTACCTCGACGAGGCGCGCGCGGATCTGCTCGACCGCTACGCATCCGGCGGGGAACCGTGGCGGGTGGTGGTGGCCGGACAGCGGCTGAGCTACCACCTGCCGCTGGTGTTCCGGGCCGCGCCGGTGACCGTCACCTCGGCCGTGGAGAAGCTCGGCACCACCTCGTTCACCCTGGTACACGAGGTCCGCGACGGCGAATATCGTTATCTCTCCGCGACTTCCACGCTGGTGGCCATCGCCGACGGCGCGCCACGCCCGCTGACACGCGGGGAGCGCGAATATCTGATGACCTTGGCGGTCCCCGGCGCATAG
- a CDS encoding alpha/beta hydrolase fold domain-containing protein: protein MRTRSTATFPPAAVPTRAATRTRLAAAASVVGIRQVNGLLPNNRIGIEAGRALIAAIMAAGGPTPSGTSVTPVRSGGVRGEWVRAAGVRHGDRAIYYLHGSGYVVCSAKTHRGLAARLSKATGLPVFVADYRLAPEHPFPAAADDAAAGYRWLLEHGYRASDLVIGGDSAGCHLTLDLLLQNAIDGTEQPAGAFMFSPLLDPTLTLAERRDRVLPDPMAPARTGRRLIELYTAAEPADSPRLRLTIPAGSALPPLFVQASVGRCSQTTLDSCATWPRRRAWRASWSCGPDGFTSSRRCRCWCPRPVPHCGAPPGS from the coding sequence ATGAGGACAAGGTCAACGGCGACCTTCCCGCCGGCGGCGGTCCCCACCCGGGCGGCGACGCGGACGCGACTCGCGGCCGCGGCGTCGGTGGTGGGGATACGCCAGGTCAATGGGTTGTTGCCGAACAATCGAATCGGAATCGAGGCCGGGCGCGCGCTCATCGCCGCGATCATGGCGGCGGGCGGGCCCACTCCGTCGGGGACCTCGGTCACGCCGGTCCGCTCCGGCGGTGTGCGCGGCGAATGGGTCCGGGCCGCCGGCGTCCGGCATGGCGATCGCGCCATCTACTACCTGCACGGCAGCGGCTACGTGGTGTGCTCGGCGAAAACACATCGGGGACTGGCCGCGCGGCTGTCCAAGGCGACCGGGCTGCCGGTGTTCGTGGCCGACTACCGGCTCGCGCCCGAGCATCCCTTCCCCGCGGCCGCCGACGATGCCGCCGCCGGCTACCGGTGGCTGCTCGAACACGGGTATCGGGCAAGCGATCTGGTGATCGGTGGTGACTCCGCCGGCTGCCACCTGACCCTGGATCTGCTGTTGCAGAACGCCATCGACGGCACCGAGCAGCCCGCGGGCGCGTTCATGTTCTCGCCGTTGCTGGACCCGACCCTCACCCTTGCCGAACGCCGCGACCGGGTGCTGCCCGATCCCATGGCGCCCGCGCGGACCGGGCGGCGGCTCATCGAGCTGTACACCGCCGCGGAACCCGCGGACTCACCGCGACTGCGGCTGACCATTCCCGCCGGGTCCGCGCTGCCGCCGCTGTTCGTGCAGGCCAGCGTGGGGAGATGCTCGCAGACGACGCTCGACAGCTGCGCGACATGGCCGCGTCGGCGGGCGTGGCGTGCGAGCTGGAGCTGTGGCCCGGACGGATTCACGTCTTCCAGGCGCTGCCGCTGCTGGTGCCCGAGGCCGGTCCCGCACTGCGGCGCGCCTCCGGGTTCGTGA
- a CDS encoding ferritin-like domain-containing protein, with amino-acid sequence MSAKTTTFDFDNMLAKIKSKQWALADIEWDAPGAELIDPALHAKLEPFMADLMWIENVGARGFAAMAKKAPTPALAEIYRYFHAEEQRHANAELALMRRWGMLDGDEIPEPNINVKLVIDFLDKYSDGMSLSFLGTVIPMLEVALDGALIKFVTDEIADPVAQEVFKKINNDESRHLATDYAVMELLGHASARKLAIDLVGGWIKPSLFIGLLSYIPLLNKMRDNIVDMGVGEEKLYAAMARFKQVGERAPIVNRLPMYRIVKMHSDWVVNRDNPYHLFADAMVKVTGAIPDRLLPTQPTWSKELTYEPVA; translated from the coding sequence ATGTCTGCGAAAACCACCACCTTCGACTTCGACAACATGCTGGCCAAGATCAAGTCCAAGCAGTGGGCGCTGGCCGATATCGAGTGGGACGCACCGGGAGCCGAGCTCATCGACCCCGCCCTGCACGCCAAGCTCGAGCCGTTCATGGCCGATCTGATGTGGATCGAGAACGTCGGCGCCCGCGGCTTCGCGGCCATGGCCAAGAAGGCCCCGACCCCGGCGCTGGCCGAGATCTACCGCTACTTCCACGCCGAGGAACAGCGGCACGCCAATGCCGAACTGGCCCTGATGCGCCGGTGGGGCATGCTCGACGGCGACGAGATCCCCGAGCCGAACATCAACGTCAAGCTGGTCATCGACTTCCTCGACAAGTACTCCGACGGCATGTCGTTGTCGTTCCTGGGCACCGTCATCCCCATGCTCGAGGTGGCCCTCGACGGCGCGCTGATCAAATTCGTCACCGACGAGATCGCCGACCCGGTCGCGCAGGAGGTCTTCAAGAAGATCAACAACGACGAATCCCGGCACCTGGCCACCGATTACGCGGTCATGGAGCTGCTCGGGCACGCCAGTGCGCGCAAGCTGGCCATCGACCTGGTGGGTGGCTGGATCAAGCCCTCGCTGTTCATCGGATTGCTCAGCTACATCCCGCTGCTGAACAAGATGCGCGACAACATCGTCGACATGGGAGTCGGCGAGGAGAAGCTCTACGCCGCCATGGCCCGGTTCAAGCAGGTCGGGGAGCGCGCCCCGATCGTGAACCGGCTGCCCATGTACCGCATCGTCAAGATGCACTCGGACTGGGTCGTCAACCGCGACAACCCGTACCACCTGTTCGCGGACGCCATGGTCAAGGTGACCGGGGCCATCCCGGACCGGCTGCTGCCCACCCAGCCGACCTGGTCCAAGGAACTCACCTACGAGCCGGTCGCATGA
- a CDS encoding SDR family oxidoreductase — MWPIDDLMFALGGKRRSHRAKAVVTGAGSGIGRAFALELAARGGEVVCADIDKDRADETVRLIERTHGRTAHAVFCDVSRRADVESLALHAELLFGGAPTLVINNAGVGIGGKPVGDIGFGDWEWALGINLWGVVHGCEIFAPQLRAAGRGGIINVASAAGFAAAPGMAAYNVSKAAVVSLSETMAAELAGSGVAVTALCPTFVRTNVVADGRITSGSSRLADGLMRWTGFSPEAVARTTLDAHDRGVLYVLPQLDARVVWHLKRHFPAIYTQALGVLNRVLPQQDSAAAGPNLQKTGV; from the coding sequence ATGTGGCCGATCGACGACCTGATGTTCGCACTCGGAGGCAAGCGCCGCTCCCATCGTGCCAAGGCCGTGGTGACCGGTGCGGGCAGCGGCATCGGCCGCGCCTTCGCGCTCGAGCTCGCCGCACGCGGTGGCGAGGTGGTGTGCGCCGACATCGACAAGGACCGCGCCGACGAGACCGTGCGACTGATCGAGCGCACCCACGGGCGCACCGCGCACGCCGTCTTCTGCGACGTCTCCCGGCGCGCGGACGTGGAGAGCCTGGCCCTGCACGCGGAACTGCTGTTCGGCGGCGCACCCACCCTGGTGATCAACAACGCCGGTGTCGGCATCGGTGGAAAGCCGGTGGGGGACATCGGCTTCGGCGACTGGGAATGGGCGCTCGGGATCAACCTGTGGGGCGTGGTGCACGGCTGCGAGATCTTCGCTCCGCAGCTGCGGGCGGCCGGACGCGGCGGCATCATCAATGTGGCCTCGGCCGCCGGATTCGCCGCGGCGCCCGGCATGGCCGCCTACAACGTGTCCAAGGCGGCGGTGGTGTCGCTGTCGGAGACCATGGCCGCCGAGCTGGCGGGCAGCGGGGTGGCCGTCACCGCGCTGTGCCCGACCTTCGTGCGCACCAATGTGGTCGCCGACGGCCGGATCACCTCCGGCTCCTCCCGATTGGCGGACGGGCTCATGCGCTGGACCGGGTTCTCGCCCGAGGCCGTCGCCCGCACCACCCTCGACGCGCACGACCGGGGCGTGCTCTACGTGCTGCCGCAGCTGGACGCCCGCGTGGTCTGGCATCTCAAGCGGCACTTCCCGGCCATCTACACCCAAGCCCTCGGCGTCCTGAATCGCGTGCTTCCCCAGCAGGATTCGGCGGCGGCCGGCCCGAACCTCCAGAAGACAGGAGTCTGA